One Marinibacterium anthonyi genomic region harbors:
- a CDS encoding putative bifunctional cbb3-type cytochrome c oxidase subunit II/cytochrome c, with product MTRIPLLALALLAGPAFAGHAFDGADPAQGEALYQEHCAACHGVTLEGQPDWRSPGPDGVYPAPPHDETGHTWHHPTAMLLDYTKLGGQAALARAGVTSFTSGMPAFGDQLSDRQILDILAWIASTWPDRIAASQRSRNPEH from the coding sequence ATGACCCGGATCCCCTTGCTGGCGCTGGCGCTTCTGGCCGGCCCCGCCTTCGCCGGGCACGCGTTTGACGGTGCCGATCCGGCGCAGGGCGAAGCGCTCTACCAGGAGCATTGCGCCGCCTGCCACGGCGTGACCCTGGAGGGCCAGCCGGACTGGCGCAGCCCCGGTCCGGACGGGGTCTACCCCGCGCCGCCCCATGACGAAACCGGCCACACCTGGCACCATCCGACGGCCATGCTTCTGGACTACACCAAGCTCGGCGGTCAGGCGGCCCTGGCCCGGGCCGGCGTCACATCGTTCACAAGCGGAATGCCCGCGTTCGGCGATCAGCTCTCGGACAGGCAGATCCTCGACATCCTCGCCTGGATCGCCTCGACCTGGCCGGACCGCATCGCCGCCAGCCAGCGGTCCCGAAATCCGGAACACTGA
- the copA_1 gene encoding Copper resistance protein A precursor: MKTPPLTRRTFLATGAAALVVPGLSRAQPMRLVAAPVTARILPAGDPMTAMLGLNGATPGPEIRLRHGDRLTLGFENRIGAPSALHWHGIRIDNAMDGVPGLTQDAVPDGAGMEYAFDLPDAGTYWYHSHNRSWEQVEQGLYGALIVEERDPPQVDHDITVLIDDWRLQEDGTLIGDFANMHDFAHGGRLGNFARAIPSVDEVRAGDRIRLRLINAATARIFPVALKGVEGRIVALDGMPLPVPRAFANLQLAPAQRIDVIGDVTGPVVFDFPTGGGPYELGRIAANGKNPNPVGGPVPTLPPNRVAMPAPDPRVLELRMEGGAMGGRHAGDDIWAFNGRSGLADTPFARFGPGETARIRLINDTAFPHGIHLHGHHFHHVTPEGAPGDLRDTTLVGAGESRDILCVFDNPGKWLLHCHMLGHQASGMKTWVEVT; this comes from the coding sequence ATGAAAACCCCGCCTCTCACCCGCCGCACCTTCCTGGCCACCGGCGCGGCCGCCCTTGTCGTGCCGGGCCTGTCCCGCGCCCAGCCGATGAGGCTTGTCGCGGCCCCGGTCACCGCCCGGATCCTGCCCGCAGGCGACCCGATGACCGCCATGCTGGGCCTGAACGGCGCGACGCCCGGCCCCGAGATCCGGCTGCGGCACGGCGACCGGCTGACGCTTGGGTTCGAGAACCGGATCGGCGCGCCCTCGGCGCTGCACTGGCACGGGATCCGCATCGACAATGCCATGGACGGCGTGCCCGGCCTGACCCAGGACGCGGTCCCCGACGGTGCCGGAATGGAATATGCCTTCGATCTGCCCGATGCCGGAACCTACTGGTATCATTCGCACAACCGGTCGTGGGAACAGGTGGAACAGGGGCTTTACGGCGCCCTGATCGTCGAGGAACGCGATCCGCCGCAGGTCGATCACGACATCACCGTGCTGATCGACGACTGGCGCCTGCAGGAGGATGGCACGCTGATCGGCGATTTCGCCAACATGCACGATTTCGCCCATGGCGGACGGCTTGGCAACTTTGCCCGGGCGATCCCCTCTGTGGATGAGGTCCGGGCCGGGGATCGCATCCGCCTGCGCCTGATCAATGCGGCAACGGCCCGGATCTTCCCCGTCGCGCTGAAGGGTGTCGAAGGGCGCATCGTCGCGCTGGACGGCATGCCGCTGCCCGTGCCGCGCGCCTTCGCGAACCTGCAGCTGGCCCCGGCCCAGCGGATCGACGTCATCGGCGATGTCACGGGGCCGGTCGTCTTCGATTTCCCGACCGGCGGCGGCCCCTATGAACTGGGTCGAATCGCGGCCAACGGCAAAAATCCCAACCCTGTCGGCGGCCCCGTCCCGACCCTGCCGCCCAACCGCGTCGCCATGCCCGCCCCCGACCCGCGCGTGCTGGAACTGCGCATGGAAGGGGGCGCCATGGGCGGGCGTCACGCGGGCGACGACATCTGGGCCTTCAATGGCCGCTCCGGCCTGGCCGACACCCCCTTTGCCCGGTTCGGTCCCGGGGAAACCGCCCGGATCCGGCTGATCAACGACACGGCCTTTCCGCACGGTATCCACCTGCACGGCCACCACTTTCACCACGTCACGCCCGAGGGTGCCCCGGGCGATCTGCGCGACACCACCCTGGTCGGGGCCGGAGAAAGCCGCGACATCCTCTGTGTCTTCGACAATCCCGGCAAATGGCTGCTGCACTGCCACATGCTGGGTCATCAGGCATCCGGAATGAAGACCTGGGTGGAGGTCACATGA